The following is a genomic window from Solanum lycopersicum chromosome 6, SLM_r2.1.
AAGTAATTGAAAAAGCATCGCATAATTCTGAAAATTATAGCCGCCAAAGAATCGCCCTCAAACTATTCTACTCTGCTCCGAGATAAGATCAAAAACTTCAACTCGGACAACTAAGTCATCAAAACATTCAACTCTGTGTACtactacaacaacaaaaaactgGAGTAACCCACGAGTAAggtctggggagggtagagtgtgtGAATATTATGTGTACTTGAACATAGAACAACATACACAATGTAATCCCACAATGGAGTACGAGTACGCATGCACTGGAAACTTAACtaacataaaaatgaaaatatgaacTGGTAACCTAACTAATCTTATTGcaataatcatatttataatCTTACAAAGCACATAAGAATTGCAAATAATCATATAAGATAAGCATGTATAATTAGATAACACTGCTATAACAAAAAACAAATACTAACACGGTTCGTATCGTATACATATAATCACCCCATACTGAAAGTATTCATCTATTGAGAAAAAACAGAACTTGGTATAGTCTCAGGATTCTCCAAGTCACATACATATCAGTACAATACTTATATGAACCaataatttcaaacaaaatcaaaatttgataattaaaacatcctataaatcaaaattaaagcaTCTCGGCCCGAGCAGTAACAGCTCTGAGCTTGGAGTAAACCTTACCAGCAGGAGACCCCATAATGAGACTACAAAGTGAATCTCTAGCAATCTTAATGTTCAAAAACGAtcccaatatatgtattttgcTATCTGCAATTACTATCCTAGTCTTCGTCGCATTCTCTATAGCAAATTTCGTCTTTCCTCCTTTCCCAGACAATCTACCAATAGCCCTAGACAAATGCTCACCTCTTAGTGTCTTCACATCCTTGATCTCGAAGGAATCCACATATAACTCATCCAAACGGAGCAAAGCAACAGCATCACAGACATCAAACCCTAGCATGAAAGCATGAACAAAATCAGCGCACTTTTGTAGGTTGCTGATGTCGGGAGTATCGGTTCGGGTTTTCAGCTCAACCCGACGCTTCTTGAGATTCATTCGGATGTCAATCTTCATCTGCTCGAAGATTGGATTGTAGATTTCCATCCATACTTTCTTCAGTGGAGTGTACCGATGCTGTGGGACAGTAACTTTGCGAAACTGGACATGGCCGTCTGAGATTTCGTGGGCCTTTAGAGGTTGAAAGTTGGGTTTCGCCGGTAAGGTTGCCGGCGGTTGCTCAGCCCTCAGATTGTCAATATCCATGGCTACAGAACCAGGGAAGAGAAGGAGGGGCTGGAGAATAGGGTTTCAAAGAGGGGTTTTGTATAGATACAAATCTACTATATATATGGAGTACTACATGGGCCGAATTTTCGGACCCAAGTTTAGTTCTGGATAATGGAAAGGCCCATGTTCATTATTTCAGTGGCTGATTTACTCAAACGACCGTTCCTTAGATcaccatttaaattttatccctATTTTAAAAGTTGTACAATTCTAATCCACAAGACTTAGATTTTAGATTAAGGTTTTAAACACTATTATTATTTGAGGTACCAAAGACATTTTAATTTGaccattattttaaattataaactaTGTTATTCATAAGATTATCACTATGTTTGGGTCATTTTATCCATCGTATTGTACTATATCGTTACTAtacttattatatttgttttgattgttattttaaaatatattgtacggtattattaaatttcgttgttatttaataatgaaaacccttattttatggaacaaccaatttgtTGTGTTCCCATTCTTGcttgatttcttttttcaattatatctttaaataatatttcaaaatgatACTTTATTCTTTACCTTAATTGTTTAAATCTGGTCAAACCTCCTAAcctagaataattaaggatatttaagtaaatttataattacaaataattaaaatattattaaacaacaacaaacaatacactctaaccaaacattgtatctatCATAATAAAGTACAGTATAATAGAATACAATTTCACataatacattatgaaacaataggtaacaataatccaaacaaagtgtataTGTACTTTTCAAATGTGTAAACTTTAATTTATAACCCATCCTTTCGACATTTTAGATCTACCTCATCTTTTGTAACTTCTATGGTGCACGTATGGACCGGTGCATCAGTAAATCGACGCAAAACATAATCAAGCTATCGAAAAACAGACGcaacttattttatttcaatattgCTACT
Proteins encoded in this region:
- the LOC101268583 gene encoding uncharacterized protein, whose product is MDIDNLRAEQPPATLPAKPNFQPLKAHEISDGHVQFRKVTVPQHRYTPLKKVWMEIYNPIFEQMKIDIRMNLKKRRVELKTRTDTPDISNLQKCADFVHAFMLGFDVCDAVALLRLDELYVDSFEIKDVKTLRGEHLSRAIGRLSGKGGKTKFAIENATKTRIVIADSKIHILGSFLNIKIARDSLCSLIMGSPAGKVYSKLRAVTARAEML